In one Brevibacterium sp. CBA3109 genomic region, the following are encoded:
- a CDS encoding glycerophosphodiester phosphodiesterase, translating into MSFLQFLHERGIAERPGSSKRPLVIAHRGYSGVAPENSLAAVDAARALDVDLIEVDTSTSADGVPIILHDPDLDRTTNRKGPVANLTAEELSFVDAGSWMGPGFTGVRIPTLAAVMRDIQHRGGELLLELKGEWSSGAVAQISELVVETGAADRMVVQSFNTETLAACRDMLPMVSRFLLRMVPRPEDIEIARELGAVAINPSFKGFSMRRSVVTEIRDNDLGVFVWTADSMDEWRELLDAEVDGIITNQPGRLQGFLAGRFDPVK; encoded by the coding sequence ATGAGTTTTCTGCAGTTCCTGCACGAACGAGGCATCGCCGAACGACCCGGTTCGTCGAAGCGTCCACTGGTGATCGCTCACCGCGGCTATTCCGGTGTGGCCCCGGAGAACAGCCTCGCCGCGGTGGACGCGGCCCGTGCCCTCGACGTGGACCTCATCGAAGTCGACACCTCGACGAGCGCCGATGGAGTCCCGATCATCCTCCATGACCCGGATCTTGATCGGACCACGAACCGGAAAGGTCCGGTGGCGAACCTGACGGCAGAGGAGCTGTCCTTCGTTGACGCCGGCTCTTGGATGGGCCCGGGATTCACCGGTGTCCGGATTCCCACGCTGGCGGCCGTGATGCGAGACATCCAGCACCGAGGCGGCGAGCTCCTGCTCGAGCTCAAAGGAGAGTGGTCATCCGGCGCAGTGGCTCAGATCTCCGAGCTCGTCGTCGAGACCGGCGCTGCCGATCGGATGGTCGTGCAGTCGTTCAACACCGAGACGCTGGCCGCCTGCAGGGACATGCTGCCGATGGTCTCACGATTCCTCCTGCGCATGGTCCCGCGCCCCGAGGACATCGAGATCGCACGGGAGCTGGGAGCGGTCGCGATCAATCCCTCGTTCAAGGGATTCTCCATGCGCAGATCCGTTGTCACCGAGATCCGCGACAATGACCTGGGCGTATTCGTGTGGACGGCCGATTCCATGGACGAATGGCGCGAACTCCTCGACGCCGAGGTCGATGGCATCATCACCAACCAACCCGGTCGTCTGCAGGGATTCCTGGCGGGTCGATTCGACCCGGTGAAGTGA
- a CDS encoding helix-turn-helix transcriptional regulator, translating into MSYQMVLRGNIKAAMARRDWLGQKTAESIGLTPATFSSRLHGRTEWRMNELVDLAKALDVPFTRLFEGIDSELAVSA; encoded by the coding sequence ATGAGCTATCAAATGGTCCTGAGGGGCAACATCAAAGCAGCCATGGCGCGTCGCGACTGGCTAGGGCAGAAGACCGCAGAATCAATTGGCCTCACTCCGGCAACATTCTCATCTCGGCTTCATGGCCGCACGGAATGGCGAATGAACGAGCTTGTAGATCTCGCAAAGGCGCTTGATGTGCCCTTCACGCGATTGTTCGAAGGTATCGATTCGGAACTGGCGGTGTCAGCATGA
- a CDS encoding DUF2637 domain-containing protein — protein MTTAVNTGPKSRINPDDHRFVRLITIGVAFAGLVAFAISFVALMEVASWLGLPSWMHWAVPAFIDTAILVYAGSILIHKTRGEKTWQSWALLAAFTGLSVIANVAHALSYGDAQAGSWQGIIGAVIAGMVPFAVFAATEQLSRVAVEDPISRRREKQAEAEWLAEQAERERKQLEVEAEREAARQDAELAREQHATNLEVVRAQRDALATRAAHAAEEGEQFALPRTPWLTSVPDPETAEPVKPTAPADEKPKTTPSDIDALVHFITERTAEGQDTSGADLAGQFGFSDKTGRRRLAALRESHPHIFVGGTDA, from the coding sequence GTGACTACTGCTGTCAATACTGGCCCGAAGTCGCGGATCAACCCGGATGATCATAGGTTCGTTCGCCTCATCACCATCGGTGTTGCTTTCGCCGGCCTTGTGGCTTTCGCCATCAGTTTCGTCGCGCTCATGGAAGTCGCGTCCTGGCTCGGTCTTCCCTCGTGGATGCACTGGGCGGTACCGGCGTTCATCGATACCGCGATCCTCGTCTACGCCGGATCGATCCTCATCCACAAAACACGTGGCGAGAAGACCTGGCAATCGTGGGCACTGCTGGCCGCGTTCACTGGACTGTCCGTGATCGCCAACGTCGCTCACGCACTCTCGTACGGCGACGCTCAGGCCGGGTCGTGGCAGGGCATCATCGGAGCCGTCATCGCCGGAATGGTCCCCTTCGCCGTATTCGCAGCGACCGAGCAGCTCTCACGAGTCGCCGTCGAGGATCCAATCTCTCGCCGTCGTGAGAAGCAGGCCGAGGCAGAGTGGTTGGCTGAACAGGCCGAGCGCGAACGCAAACAGCTCGAAGTCGAAGCCGAACGTGAAGCCGCGCGGCAAGACGCTGAGCTGGCACGAGAACAACACGCCACCAACCTCGAAGTCGTCCGAGCACAACGGGACGCCCTGGCCACTCGTGCAGCGCACGCAGCCGAAGAAGGCGAACAGTTCGCACTTCCTCGCACACCCTGGCTGACGAGCGTCCCCGACCCAGAAACAGCCGAGCCGGTCAAACCAACTGCACCCGCGGACGAAAAACCAAAGACCACACCCTCGGACATTGACGCACTTGTCCACTTCATCACCGAGCGCACGGCTGAAGGACAGGACACATCAGGTGCGGACCTGGCAGGACAGTTCGGATTCAGTGACAAGACCGGACGCCGCCGACTGGCCGCACTGCGGGAATCACATCCACATATCTTCGTAGGAGGCACCGATGCCTGA